One genomic region from Artemia franciscana chromosome 17, ASM3288406v1, whole genome shotgun sequence encodes:
- the LOC136037594 gene encoding uncharacterized protein LOC136037594, whose protein sequence is MISATRWGPKRDFLLEFYIKYIRSKLEYAALVYEAASPSALRLLDTVQYNAIRVSFGARKTTPKAFLESESGLESLEVRRNVRSLKYLKKLWTLDHNHPFKSTILKRKRLWISSKKQHGIIKALHLAENLGLQVDLNLALEVPNLNITPIWAIQKVPCFCDFEKWDGLDYNQSFTMEKRMTYPETMDVFTDASKSDKVGAAIWIPMWNVKELYRLHEKMSIFDAEVFAIRQAVSYLYKKLQSGDQVRICTDSKSAVSCLNEFSDGANQSREVISCFVAMQQLLSKGIKLSLHWIPGHKKIHGNEQADLAAKMAASADMQIMQTTTPTIVFQMEDVIQQIKQFSFEENRNLSGNLLVTKKTRRKFENKLYESL, encoded by the coding sequence ATGATATCAGCAACAAGATGGGGTCCCAAACGAGACtttcttttggaattttatatcaaatacatAAGATCAAAACTAGAGTATGCTGCATTGGTGTATGAGGCTGCCAGCCCGTCTGCATTGAGGCTATTGGACACAGTACAATATAATGCCATAAGAGTTTCATTTGGAGCACGTAAAACAACACCTAAGGCATTCTTAGAATCAGAAAGTGGATTGGAAAGTTTGGAAGTGAGAAGAAATGTGCGTTCattgaaatacttgaaaaagcTTTGGACATTAGATCACAACCACCCATTCAAATCTACgatacttaaaagaaaaagactatggATTTCCTCGAAGAAACAGCATGGAATTATTAAAGCTTTGCATTTGGCAGAAAATTTGGGATTACAGGTAGATTTAAACCTAGCACTGGAAGTACCCAATCTAAATATCACGCCAATATGGGCCATTCAAAAAGTTCCATGCTtttgtgattttgaaaaatgggatgGATTGGATTATAATCAATCATTCACAATGGAGAAAAGAATGACCTACCCAGAAACCATGGACGTCTTTACTGATGCTTCAAAAAGTGACAAGGTCGGAGCTGCGATATGGATACCAATGTGGAATGTGAAAGAACTTTACCGTCTCCatgaaaaaatgtcaattttcgACGCTGAAGTGTTTGCTATACGACAAGCAGTATCGTATCTATATAAGAAATTACAAAGCGGAGATCAAGTTAGAATATGTACAGACTCTAAAAGTGCTGTTTCATGTTTAAATGAATTCAGTGATGGAGCGAATCAATCAAGAGAAGTGATTTCATGCTTTGTAGCCATGCAACAACTGCTTTCTAAAGGAATAAAGCTATCGCTTCATTGGATACCTGGCCACAAGAAAATCCATGGTAATGAACAAGCTGATTTAGCAGCTAAAATGGCCGCCAGTGCAGACATGCAAATAATGCAAACAACGACACCAACAATAGTATTCCAGATGGAAGACGTAATACAGCAGATAAAACAGTTTAGctttgaagaaaatagaaatCTCTCTGGAAATCTTTTGGTTACAAAGAAGACCAGAAGGAAATTCGAAAATAAGTTATATGAAAGTTTATGA